One Phocaeicola dorei genomic region harbors:
- a CDS encoding acetylxylan esterase, with product MNRNRKIWIAGFMLYLCTASMFAQIRGNEIRVVVSPDHSDWTYRLKEKCTFTIQVYKAQNVLPDVKVDYELGPEWYPTEKKDGVSLKDGKLTVSSSMNTPGFLRCKVKAYVGNKTYDGMATAAYAPESIRAHAVNPSDFDNFWEGTLKEARQVPLSSTMELLPSRCTETVNVYQVSFQNIRQGSRTFGILCMPKASGNYPALLRVPGAGVRPYYGDVETAAKGAITLEIGIHGIPVTMQQSVYDELAYGALYNYQYQNDDNRNYSYYKRVFVGALRAVDFITSLPQYNGKALGVTGSSQGGALSMVTAALDKRVTFYAAIHPAMCDHRAHLQKVAGGWPHYFYYFPTPTPQRIQTADYYDMVNFARRIMVPGWFSWGYNDDVCPPTSTYAAYNSITAPKELHPYLETGHYWYQEQYEQWSQWLWAQMGL from the coding sequence ATGAACAGAAACAGAAAAATTTGGATTGCCGGCTTCATGCTGTACCTGTGTACCGCATCCATGTTTGCACAAATCCGCGGAAATGAAATCCGCGTGGTGGTCTCGCCCGATCATTCGGACTGGACATACCGACTGAAAGAGAAATGTACTTTCACCATTCAGGTGTACAAAGCGCAGAATGTATTGCCCGATGTGAAAGTGGACTATGAACTAGGCCCTGAGTGGTATCCCACAGAAAAGAAAGATGGAGTATCACTGAAGGATGGAAAGCTGACTGTCAGCAGCAGCATGAACACTCCCGGTTTTCTTCGTTGCAAAGTGAAGGCGTACGTTGGCAACAAGACATACGACGGCATGGCAACCGCCGCATACGCTCCGGAATCCATCCGGGCACATGCCGTAAACCCAAGCGACTTTGACAACTTTTGGGAAGGCACTTTGAAAGAAGCCCGCCAGGTACCTTTGTCTTCCACCATGGAACTGCTACCGTCACGCTGCACCGAAACGGTCAATGTCTATCAGGTCAGTTTCCAAAACATCCGTCAAGGCTCGCGTACTTTCGGTATTCTCTGCATGCCTAAAGCTTCCGGCAATTATCCGGCACTGCTCCGTGTACCCGGTGCGGGAGTGCGTCCCTACTACGGCGATGTGGAAACAGCTGCCAAAGGTGCCATTACTTTGGAAATCGGTATTCATGGCATTCCGGTAACCATGCAGCAGTCTGTCTATGACGAACTGGCATACGGGGCACTTTACAATTATCAGTATCAAAATGATGACAATCGTAACTACAGTTATTACAAGCGTGTATTTGTGGGTGCCCTGCGGGCGGTCGATTTCATAACCTCTCTTCCCCAATACAACGGCAAGGCCTTGGGTGTAACCGGTTCCAGCCAGGGCGGTGCGTTGTCTATGGTTACAGCCGCATTAGACAAACGGGTTACGTTCTATGCCGCCATTCATCCTGCCATGTGCGACCATCGGGCACACTTGCAGAAGGTAGCCGGAGGCTGGCCGCATTATTTTTACTATTTCCCGACTCCTACCCCGCAACGAATCCAAACGGCAGATTACTATGACATGGTCAACTTTGCCCGCCGGATTATGGTGCCCGGCTGGTTCAGTTGGGGATACAACGACGATGTGTGCCCACCTACTTCCACATACGCCGCTTACAACAGTATCACCGCTCCCAAGGAACTTCACCCCTATCTGGAAACCGGACACTACTGGTATCAGGAACAATACGAGCAATGGAGCCAATGGCTGTGGGCGCAAATGGGATTATAA
- a CDS encoding glycoside hydrolase family 26 protein: MMKDIRMMITIVVLAGGMLACTSPNTSSGRTPEAEQMLTELKEVSRQNHFLFGHHDDPVYGIGWDGDENRSDVKSVCGDYPAMMSFDLGRIELGGDKNLDNVPIERLRREIIAQYERGGMVSLSWHTDNPVTGKDAWDVSDSTVVASVLPGGAQHDKFMGWMGTIADFMNSLTTSDGRKVPVLFRPWHEHTGSWFWWGQALCSATEYKALWRMTYEFMQQKGVKHLLYAYSPGTEPNNTAEYLERYPGDDIIDLIGFDTYQFDRREYLNNMEKALTILTEVGQSHDKPTAVTETGYEAVPDSTWWTETLMPVISKYPISYVLVWRNARERPNHYYAPYPGQASANDFVKFHADPRTLFVRDMKTKK, encoded by the coding sequence ATGATGAAAGATATAAGAATGATGATAACAATCGTGGTGCTGGCAGGCGGAATGCTTGCCTGCACCAGCCCAAACACGTCCTCGGGGCGTACTCCCGAAGCGGAGCAGATGCTTACGGAACTGAAAGAAGTCTCTCGGCAGAACCATTTCCTGTTTGGTCATCACGACGACCCTGTATATGGCATCGGGTGGGATGGAGACGAGAACCGCAGCGATGTGAAAAGCGTATGCGGAGATTACCCCGCCATGATGTCCTTCGACTTGGGACGCATTGAACTGGGCGGCGACAAGAACCTGGACAATGTTCCCATAGAACGCCTTCGCCGCGAAATCATCGCACAGTATGAACGCGGCGGCATGGTGTCGCTCAGTTGGCATACGGACAATCCTGTTACAGGGAAAGACGCTTGGGATGTAAGCGACTCTACCGTTGTGGCCTCGGTGCTGCCGGGAGGAGCGCAACATGATAAGTTCATGGGCTGGATGGGCACAATAGCCGATTTTATGAACTCGCTCACCACAAGCGACGGACGGAAAGTGCCCGTTCTGTTCCGCCCGTGGCACGAACATACGGGAAGCTGGTTCTGGTGGGGACAGGCCCTGTGCAGCGCCACCGAATACAAAGCCTTGTGGCGCATGACTTATGAATTCATGCAGCAGAAAGGTGTGAAGCATTTGCTTTATGCCTATTCGCCGGGAACGGAACCGAACAATACCGCCGAATATCTGGAACGCTATCCCGGAGACGACATCATCGACCTGATAGGCTTCGACACGTACCAGTTCGACCGCCGGGAATATCTGAACAATATGGAAAAGGCGCTGACCATACTGACGGAAGTAGGACAATCGCACGATAAGCCGACCGCCGTTACCGAAACGGGATACGAAGCCGTGCCCGACTCTACCTGGTGGACGGAAACGCTGATGCCGGTCATTAGCAAGTATCCCATAAGCTACGTATTGGTGTGGCGCAACGCACGCGAACGCCCCAACCATTACTATGCCCCTTACCCCGGACAAGCTTCGGCCAATGACTTCGTGAAGTTCCATGCCGACCCGCGCACGCTGTTCGTCCGTGATATGAAAACAAAGAAATAA
- a CDS encoding glycoside hydrolase 5 family protein, giving the protein MKNTLVTLCLSAVLCGACCTETQQQASPFVQVEKGMFVRDGKPYKYIGANFWYGGILASEGEGGNRERLVQELDSLKSIGIDNLRILVGSDGARGITSKVEPTLQTAPGVYNDTILAGLDFLLSEMKKRDMLAVLYLNNSWEWSGGYSQYLEWAGKGKAPVPSIDGWPAFMDYVKEFPNNKKAKSLFADYVKDIITRINRYTNISYVEDPTIMSWQIGNEPRAFSGENKEAFAIWMAEVSRFIKSLDRNHLVSTGSEGKHGCEEDLALFERIHADKHIDYMNIHIWPYNWGWAPADSLSEKAEAAQLQSKQYIDEHLEIAQKYGKPLVLEEFGYPRDGFRFDKSATTQARDTYYQYIFSLITDRTAQSAGLTGCNFWAWGGLAAPKHLYWQRGDDYTGDPAQEQQGLNSVFMSDSTTIAIIRTANQQLKQHSF; this is encoded by the coding sequence ATGAAGAACACCCTTGTAACCCTATGTCTTTCCGCAGTACTCTGCGGTGCGTGTTGTACAGAAACGCAACAGCAGGCATCTCCCTTTGTACAAGTTGAAAAGGGAATGTTTGTCCGTGATGGCAAACCTTATAAATATATCGGTGCCAACTTTTGGTATGGAGGCATTCTTGCTTCCGAAGGTGAAGGAGGAAATCGTGAACGCTTGGTTCAGGAACTGGATTCCTTAAAGAGTATAGGTATAGACAATTTAAGAATACTGGTAGGCAGCGACGGTGCCCGTGGAATTACCTCGAAAGTAGAGCCTACGCTCCAGACAGCACCGGGTGTTTACAACGATACCATTCTTGCCGGGCTGGACTTTCTTCTTTCTGAAATGAAAAAAAGAGACATGCTGGCAGTTCTCTACCTGAACAATTCCTGGGAATGGAGCGGCGGGTATAGCCAATATCTGGAATGGGCCGGAAAAGGAAAAGCCCCTGTCCCAAGCATAGACGGATGGCCGGCATTCATGGATTATGTTAAGGAATTTCCAAACAACAAGAAAGCAAAATCACTTTTTGCCGACTATGTAAAGGATATCATTACCCGAATCAATAGGTATACAAACATAAGTTATGTGGAAGACCCCACAATCATGTCATGGCAGATAGGCAACGAACCTCGTGCGTTCTCGGGAGAAAACAAAGAGGCTTTCGCTATCTGGATGGCTGAGGTTAGTCGTTTCATCAAGTCGCTCGACCGGAATCATCTGGTCTCAACAGGTAGCGAGGGCAAACATGGCTGTGAGGAAGACCTCGCCCTGTTCGAGCGAATCCATGCCGACAAGCACATTGACTATATGAACATTCATATCTGGCCCTACAACTGGGGATGGGCGCCGGCAGACAGTTTGTCAGAAAAGGCAGAGGCAGCGCAGTTGCAATCGAAACAATACATAGACGAGCATCTGGAAATAGCACAAAAATATGGCAAACCGTTGGTTTTGGAAGAATTCGGTTATCCAAGGGACGGGTTCCGGTTTGACAAATCAGCTACAACACAGGCACGAGATACCTACTATCAATACATATTCAGCCTGATAACCGATAGGACCGCGCAATCAGCCGGACTGACTGGATGCAACTTCTGGGCATGGGGCGGACTGGCTGCCCCCAAGCACTTATATTGGCAAAGAGGAGATGACTATACGGGCGATCCGGCGCAAGAGCAGCAAGGCCTGAATTCGGTATTTATGTCCGACAGTACCACTATAGCCATTATCCGTACTGCCAACCAACAACTGAAACAACATTCATTTTAA
- a CDS encoding glycan-binding surface protein, which yields MKKLNIAVCGLMFAAATATLVSCQDIVTYNDGYDDGMTSNGAPSISAIYRADDTEMTAPLTGAAFEDMIKLTGENLSHARKVMLNDVEIALSEVYATAHAVYFPIPRTIPGEVNNKLYYETELGNTSVDFTVQIPEVSISGLYNEFALPGSSIKVNGAYFDLYGFGGGTESSTITMNGVALEVDSLTEQYMSIVIPENTSDNSTIVFSWESASGTKTVSVPYRNTTGILWNLDTPDAYGFWAGTELITTGNGSNEPAPLNGSYFRVKGSYAAWSWNSLLCGGCDIPAEAAANPSDYWFKFEVNSANGNPFYDSASVGYLIQLNGGQYAWNPSANGSFNTYGNWCTVRLELSEVATNGINAGWNNLFWIMQPNSDWNTDHSFANIRIEKKQ from the coding sequence ATGAAAAAGCTGAATATAGCTGTCTGCGGGCTGATGTTTGCCGCTGCCACAGCAACGCTGGTTTCCTGCCAGGATATAGTGACTTATAATGATGGATATGATGACGGAATGACTTCAAACGGTGCTCCATCCATCTCCGCCATTTATCGTGCCGACGATACGGAAATGACTGCTCCACTCACCGGAGCAGCCTTTGAAGACATGATCAAGCTGACCGGCGAGAATCTGAGCCACGCAAGAAAGGTGATGCTGAATGATGTAGAGATAGCACTGAGCGAAGTCTATGCCACCGCTCATGCCGTCTATTTTCCGATACCCCGCACCATCCCCGGTGAAGTGAACAACAAGCTTTACTATGAAACGGAATTGGGAAACACCTCGGTAGACTTTACGGTCCAGATTCCCGAAGTCAGTATCTCGGGATTGTATAATGAGTTTGCCCTGCCGGGAAGCTCCATCAAAGTAAACGGTGCTTATTTCGACCTCTATGGATTCGGGGGCGGCACGGAATCCTCCACCATCACGATGAACGGAGTGGCCTTGGAAGTAGATTCATTGACCGAACAATATATGTCCATTGTCATACCCGAAAATACTTCGGATAACTCTACGATCGTTTTCTCTTGGGAAAGTGCAAGCGGAACAAAGACAGTCAGTGTTCCTTATCGCAATACAACCGGTATTCTTTGGAATCTGGACACTCCTGACGCCTACGGCTTTTGGGCGGGAACCGAACTGATTACTACCGGAAACGGATCCAACGAGCCCGCTCCTTTGAACGGTTCTTATTTCCGCGTCAAAGGATCGTATGCCGCATGGAGTTGGAACAGCCTGTTGTGCGGAGGATGTGACATCCCGGCCGAAGCCGCTGCCAATCCTTCGGACTATTGGTTCAAGTTCGAAGTAAACTCCGCCAACGGCAATCCGTTCTACGATTCCGCTTCTGTCGGTTATCTCATTCAGCTGAACGGAGGGCAATATGCTTGGAATCCCTCTGCTAACGGAAGTTTTAATACTTATGGCAACTGGTGTACCGTTCGGCTGGAGCTGTCGGAAGTGGCTACCAATGGAATCAATGCCGGATGGAACAATCTCTTCTGGATTATGCAGCCCAACTCGGACTGGAACACAGATCATAGTTTTGCCAATATCCGAATCGAGAAAAAACAATAA
- a CDS encoding RagB/SusD family nutrient uptake outer membrane protein — protein sequence MKFNHIFLSVALSAALMGSFTSCDDFLAEDPYAFVGPDQVGNDNVAVNLWVTGVYSKWANDMFRWQNFPRVLEMDCDYTSGPDWAFSNLGAGNFQGDEVADAVWKGCYSLINRANVALNYVNQITGADEKVKANAIGELKFNKAFAYFMLTKAYGDIPMFNVAISEGASYEQPRRPIAEVYAEIIRLLEEAIPVMYKNTDVDFQEGHVAQGAAAGLLAKVYVTMASGSMTAGEEMIVKTGASYEFNNGEKVLVLPTSKTFRKTQVAGYESFDTKDCYTKAAQYAKDVMGGKYGSYDLLPYDELWKRSNYNKAEHMFMLQTLNNDEEYGNTIHRWFSGTENAQGLIQQGQWIGNRYHWYTLFDSKDYRITKGVKHRFRYSYQTSDNYGFYYPNTPEYKLMATGYDENGNKVADPVAPYNDGVQYTFNVSSSTLAYSTKYSDVTDPTVERSDAYWPFLRYADIVLIYAEAMCELGSGVDSEAIKALNAIRTRSNANPAVTSGNGAIDSKVALRSAIFEERAKELALEGDRRWDLIRWGLYLDVMNSIGGTNEDGTKTNYDEASVNKHREAKHLLFPIPSAEISTNDAIDSNNPGWS from the coding sequence ATGAAATTCAACCATATATTTCTCAGTGTCGCTCTTTCTGCTGCCTTAATGGGTAGCTTTACATCTTGCGATGATTTTTTGGCCGAAGATCCGTACGCTTTCGTAGGTCCCGACCAAGTAGGTAATGACAATGTTGCCGTGAATCTTTGGGTGACAGGCGTATATAGTAAATGGGCCAATGACATGTTCCGTTGGCAGAACTTCCCCCGTGTCCTCGAAATGGACTGTGATTATACAAGCGGTCCCGATTGGGCATTCAGTAATCTGGGAGCCGGCAACTTTCAAGGAGACGAAGTGGCCGATGCCGTTTGGAAAGGTTGCTACAGCTTAATCAACCGGGCCAATGTAGCTTTAAACTATGTGAACCAAATTACGGGAGCGGATGAAAAGGTCAAAGCCAACGCCATCGGGGAACTGAAGTTCAACAAGGCTTTTGCCTACTTCATGCTCACCAAGGCATACGGCGATATTCCGATGTTCAATGTGGCTATCAGCGAAGGTGCTTCTTATGAACAGCCCCGCCGCCCTATTGCAGAGGTATATGCCGAAATCATCCGCTTGCTTGAAGAAGCCATTCCTGTGATGTACAAGAATACAGATGTCGATTTCCAGGAAGGGCATGTAGCACAGGGTGCCGCAGCCGGTCTCTTGGCCAAAGTGTATGTCACGATGGCTTCCGGTTCCATGACTGCCGGCGAAGAAATGATAGTAAAGACCGGTGCCAGCTATGAGTTCAATAACGGTGAGAAAGTGCTGGTTCTCCCCACGAGCAAGACTTTCAGAAAGACGCAAGTCGCCGGATATGAAAGTTTCGACACCAAAGACTGTTACACCAAAGCCGCACAATATGCCAAGGACGTGATGGGTGGAAAGTACGGCAGCTATGACTTGCTTCCTTATGATGAACTGTGGAAACGCAGCAACTATAACAAGGCAGAGCACATGTTCATGCTGCAAACCTTGAACAACGACGAAGAGTATGGCAATACCATTCACCGTTGGTTTAGTGGAACGGAAAATGCCCAAGGTCTGATTCAGCAAGGCCAATGGATTGGCAACCGTTATCATTGGTACACGCTGTTCGACAGCAAGGATTATCGTATCACCAAAGGTGTGAAACACCGTTTTCGCTATTCTTATCAAACCAGCGACAATTACGGTTTCTATTATCCCAATACGCCTGAATACAAACTCATGGCAACCGGTTATGATGAAAACGGAAACAAGGTGGCAGATCCTGTGGCTCCCTACAACGACGGTGTGCAATACACCTTCAATGTAAGCAGCTCCACATTGGCCTACAGCACCAAGTATTCCGATGTAACCGACCCCACCGTAGAGCGTTCGGATGCCTACTGGCCGTTCCTGCGCTATGCCGATATTGTGCTGATTTATGCTGAGGCTATGTGTGAGTTGGGCAGCGGTGTTGATAGCGAAGCCATCAAAGCCCTGAATGCCATCCGCACCCGTTCAAATGCCAATCCGGCTGTCACTTCGGGCAATGGTGCCATTGATTCGAAAGTCGCTTTACGTTCGGCTATCTTTGAAGAACGTGCCAAGGAACTGGCATTGGAAGGCGACCGTCGCTGGGACTTGATTCGCTGGGGACTGTATCTGGATGTCATGAACTCCATTGGCGGAACCAACGAAGACGGTACGAAAACCAACTACGATGAAGCATCGGTGAACAAACACCGTGAAGCCAAGCACTTGCTTTTCCCCATCCCGTCGGCCGAGATTTCGACCAACGATGCCATTGACAGCAACAACCCGGGCTGGAGCTAA
- a CDS encoding SusC/RagA family TonB-linked outer membrane protein, giving the protein MKRNLQKGILVTSACAAFLLGNVQQAYAVAADAIEIVQQNKKIAGIVVDQNGEAVIGANVIQKGTTNGTITDIDGKFTLEVPAKAVLTVSFIGYQSQDVALKGNETQLTVTLKDDTEVLDEVVVVGYGTMKKRDLSGAVSQIKSDDLMKGNPTDLSQGLAGKVAGVQINAADGAPGGGVSIQVRGTNSFSTSSQPLFIVDGVPFDAGSTPASDANQNSNNTSNPLSFINPHDIQSIEVLKDASATAIYGSRGANGVVIITTKRGEAGYEQVEFSSNFSFSRIANKVKVLDAATYASYINEQDLNSYQYDGKPYAQLSYPGMWSYPSLPNGTLDYENGKYLPSPKDYRNPGYYTDEYGNQTWVGGADWQDLIYQNGFSQEYNLSVSGGSEKGWHAFSGNFLNQDGIIKESGFTRYALRANIGRKMYKWLEMGMNMNFTHTETDFSKTNSNDYGVIRSSLIFPPNYDPTHMDQTTNDELSWLASNPYAYINDTKDHLKAINVFTSSYAEVKLFPFLKFRQNLGISYTNHNRGTYFGQQTQEGSGQNGINGKAGQSDNWYMGITTESLFTFDKTFGVHGINAVVGFTAEKTNWGSKSMSATGFPNDLTQDYDMSLGTKPGKLQSDRGDAALASFLGRINYTLLDKYIFTASYRTDGSSKFTDANKWAGFLSGAFAWRMSEEKFIKDLNIFSNLKFRASYGETGNQGIGSYRTLPMLSVANYPFAGGINSGFAQVDWRGPVADDLRWETTAQYNVGLDMGFLNGRINLTVDYYHKKTRDLLQEVKIPLSTGFANMMVNSGYVTNEGLEISGKFYLLQNTPLKWNIDANISFNKNQIGGLEADQFATRLWYKADEVFLQRNGCPIGTIFGYVEDGFYDNLAEVMADPDPAVRAKGQKMIGEIKYRNFDDNPAITNADRVIIGDTNPDFVYGITNNFSWKNFTLSFFFQGSQGNDIFNGNLMDVKMGNVANIPQAAYDTRWTPETTAIAQWPKAVSSYERNMLISDRYVEDGSYLKLKNLNIGYNWANPFKGIKNLNFYASATNLFTITDYSWFDPEVNAFGSDASRRGVDIYSYPSSRTYSIGMKVTF; this is encoded by the coding sequence ATGAAAAGAAATCTTCAAAAAGGCATATTAGTCACCAGTGCTTGTGCCGCATTTTTATTGGGCAATGTACAGCAGGCTTACGCCGTTGCAGCAGATGCCATCGAGATTGTACAACAAAACAAGAAGATTGCCGGTATCGTGGTTGACCAAAACGGTGAAGCGGTAATCGGTGCCAATGTAATACAGAAAGGAACAACCAACGGAACCATCACCGACATTGACGGTAAGTTCACCTTGGAAGTGCCTGCAAAAGCCGTACTGACCGTCAGCTTTATCGGATATCAATCGCAAGATGTAGCTTTAAAAGGAAATGAAACTCAACTTACGGTTACGCTCAAAGATGATACAGAGGTATTGGATGAAGTGGTAGTGGTGGGATATGGTACGATGAAGAAGAGAGATTTATCCGGTGCGGTATCTCAGATCAAGAGCGATGACCTGATGAAAGGAAATCCGACTGACTTAAGCCAAGGCTTGGCCGGTAAGGTAGCTGGTGTACAGATCAATGCCGCCGATGGTGCTCCCGGTGGTGGGGTAAGCATTCAGGTACGCGGAACCAACTCGTTCTCTACCAGTTCGCAGCCTTTGTTTATTGTGGACGGAGTTCCTTTTGACGCCGGTTCCACTCCGGCCAGCGATGCCAATCAGAACAGCAATAATACTTCAAACCCTTTGTCGTTCATCAATCCACACGACATTCAAAGCATTGAAGTGTTAAAGGATGCTTCCGCCACAGCCATCTATGGTTCACGTGGAGCCAATGGTGTGGTGATTATCACAACCAAACGGGGCGAAGCCGGTTATGAGCAAGTGGAATTTTCAAGTAATTTTTCTTTTTCACGCATAGCCAACAAAGTGAAGGTGCTTGATGCTGCGACTTACGCCAGCTATATAAACGAACAAGACCTGAACAGCTACCAATACGATGGCAAGCCTTATGCCCAACTGTCTTATCCCGGAATGTGGAGCTATCCTTCATTGCCCAACGGAACACTGGATTATGAAAACGGCAAATACCTGCCTTCTCCTAAAGATTACCGTAATCCGGGTTATTATACCGATGAATACGGCAACCAGACTTGGGTGGGAGGAGCCGACTGGCAAGACCTGATTTATCAGAACGGCTTTTCGCAAGAATACAACTTGAGTGTAAGCGGCGGTTCGGAAAAAGGATGGCATGCCTTCTCCGGTAACTTCCTGAATCAGGATGGTATTATCAAAGAGTCCGGTTTTACCCGTTATGCACTGCGTGCCAACATCGGTCGCAAAATGTACAAATGGCTGGAAATGGGAATGAACATGAACTTTACCCACACTGAAACCGATTTCAGCAAAACAAACTCCAATGACTATGGTGTGATTCGTTCGTCATTGATTTTCCCGCCCAATTACGACCCGACACACATGGACCAGACAACCAATGACGAATTGAGCTGGCTGGCATCCAATCCATACGCTTACATCAATGATACAAAGGATCACCTGAAGGCCATCAATGTATTCACGTCATCGTATGCAGAAGTCAAGTTGTTCCCTTTCTTGAAATTCCGTCAGAATTTAGGTATCAGTTATACCAACCACAATCGCGGTACTTACTTCGGTCAGCAAACCCAAGAAGGATCGGGACAGAACGGCATCAACGGTAAAGCAGGACAATCGGACAATTGGTACATGGGAATCACGACCGAATCTTTGTTCACTTTTGACAAGACTTTCGGAGTGCATGGCATCAATGCCGTAGTAGGTTTCACGGCAGAAAAGACCAATTGGGGCAGCAAGTCAATGAGCGCCACCGGATTTCCCAATGACTTGACACAAGACTATGACATGAGCCTCGGTACCAAGCCCGGCAAGCTGCAAAGCGACCGTGGCGATGCGGCATTGGCTTCTTTCCTCGGCCGTATCAATTACACCTTGCTGGACAAGTATATCTTTACCGCCTCCTACCGTACCGACGGTTCCAGTAAGTTTACTGATGCCAACAAATGGGCCGGTTTCCTTTCGGGTGCCTTTGCATGGCGCATGAGTGAGGAGAAGTTTATCAAGGACTTGAACATCTTCAGCAATTTAAAGTTCCGTGCCAGCTATGGTGAAACGGGTAATCAAGGTATCGGCAGCTATCGTACCCTGCCTATGCTGAGTGTTGCTAATTATCCGTTTGCCGGTGGCATCAACAGCGGTTTTGCCCAAGTAGACTGGCGTGGACCGGTAGCCGATGACTTGCGTTGGGAAACGACTGCACAATACAATGTAGGCCTCGATATGGGTTTCCTGAATGGACGCATCAATCTGACGGTGGATTATTACCACAAGAAAACCCGCGACCTGTTGCAAGAAGTGAAGATCCCTTTGAGTACAGGTTTTGCCAACATGATGGTAAACAGTGGCTATGTAACCAATGAAGGTCTGGAAATCTCAGGTAAATTCTACCTGTTGCAAAACACACCGTTGAAGTGGAACATTGATGCCAACATCTCTTTCAACAAGAACCAGATCGGCGGTCTGGAAGCCGACCAGTTCGCTACCCGCTTGTGGTATAAGGCCGACGAGGTGTTCTTGCAACGCAACGGTTGCCCCATCGGTACCATATTTGGCTATGTAGAAGATGGCTTTTATGACAATCTGGCTGAAGTGATGGCCGACCCCGATCCCGCCGTTCGCGCCAAAGGACAGAAAATGATAGGCGAAATAAAGTATCGCAATTTCGATGATAATCCTGCCATCACCAATGCCGACCGTGTTATCATCGGCGACACGAATCCGGACTTTGTATATGGCATCACCAATAACTTTTCTTGGAAGAACTTCACATTGAGTTTCTTCTTCCAGGGCAGCCAGGGCAACGACATTTTCAACGGTAACTTGATGGATGTGAAAATGGGTAATGTAGCCAACATTCCGCAAGCCGCTTACGACACCCGTTGGACTCCTGAAACAACCGCAATCGCCCAATGGCCGAAAGCCGTATCAAGCTACGAACGTAATATGCTTATCAGCGACCGGTATGTGGAAGACGGCTCTTACCTGAAGTTGAAGAACTTGAACATTGGCTATAACTGGGCCAATCCTTTCAAGGGTATCAAGAACTTGAACTTTTATGCCAGTGCCACCAACCTGTTTACCATTACGGACTATAGCTGGTTCGACCCCGAAGTAAACGCCTTCGGTTCCGATGCTTCCCGTCGTGGAGTGGATATCTATTCTTATCCGAGCAGCCGGACTTATTCCATCGGAATGAAGGTCACTTTTTGA